A genome region from Passer domesticus isolate bPasDom1 chromosome 27, bPasDom1.hap1, whole genome shotgun sequence includes the following:
- the LOC135286574 gene encoding homeobox protein Hox-B13-like: MQPPALEGLLAPGGFAGGQPRPLLPPAPPPPPPPLAAAVAPGLPPPAGMNPGFAPEAPPEPPKPPPGSAASSSAPLPYGYFGSGFYSCRVARGSLKPPAGPQGPFPGPEKFLEPPGAGEEFPSRPGELAFYPGYGAPYAPVGGFHLDVAVLGEPRAEARLPPEPGGCPPAWHGWAGPLCCAKEQGQPGFLLKPAFAEAAGPCPAEGCALRRGRKKRVPYSKGQLRELEREFAGSRFISRERRRRIAAATGLSERQVTIWFQNRRVKDKKLLAKGKASAGGTA, encoded by the exons aTGCAGCCCCCGGCCCTCGAGGGGCTCCTGGCTCCGGGCGGCTTCGCGGGCGGCCAGCCCCGGCCGCTGCTGcctcccgctcctcctcctcctcctcctcctctcgcTGCTGCCGTGGCTCCCGGCCTGCCGCCCCCCGCCGGGATGAACCCCGGCTTCGCCCCGGAGGcgcccccggagccccccaagccccccccgGGCTCGGCCGCCTCCTCCTCGGCCCCGCTGCCCTACGGCTACTTCGGCAGCGGCTTCTACTCGTGCCGCGTGGCCCGCGGCTCGCTCAAGCCCCCCGCGGGCCCCCAGGGACCCTTCCCCGGCCCCGAGAAGTTCCTGGAGCCCCCCGGCGCCGGCGAGGAGTTCCCGAGCCGCCCGGGCGAGCTCGCCTTCTACCCGGGCTACGGCGCGCCCTACGCGCCCGTGGGCGGCTTCCACCTGGACGTGGCCGTGCTGGGCGAGCCCCGCGCCGAGGCGCGGCTGCCCCCCGAGCCCGGGGGCTGCCCCCCGGCCTGGCACGGCTGGGCCGGCCCGCTGTGCTGCGCCaaggagcagggccagcccggcttcctgctgaaaccCGCCTTCGCAG AGGCGGCGGGCCCGTGTCCCGCGGAGGGCTGCGCGCTGCGGCGCGGCCGCAAGAAGCGCGTCCCGTACAGCAAGGGGCAGCTGCGGGAGCTGGAGCGCGAGTTCGCCGGGAGCCGCTTCATCAGCCGCGAGCGCCGCCGCCGCATCGCCGCCGCCACCGGGCTGAGCGAGCGCCAGGTCACCATCTGGTTCCAGAACCGCCGCGTCAAGGACAAGAAGCTGCTGGCCAAGGGCAAGGCCAGCGCCGGCGGCACGGCCTGA